A window from Danio aesculapii chromosome 6, fDanAes4.1, whole genome shotgun sequence encodes these proteins:
- the si:rp71-81e14.2 gene encoding uncharacterized protein si:rp71-81e14.2 isoform X1 — translation MRPPLPPDVVAQRSLISAMMLCVVRCSFLLVLICFSSLWAATNLKVTQLTRACGKDISIECTTHKSPQNGVYMYKQEKAREPQEIFYFYQDNPQSSVTLSYKQLNNYKVNVRGVLPNLNVTILNVTVTDTGFYWCEFNLEEKITLGNITWLLIEENQGENAVNKSEEIGKDCTEDAIPHVKIVLILCTAMSLLCILFFFCVIVKMKGCWRKKMTFTPSNPPSDSVYEEMKRSNLDHQLHARTFINPDYQSTVPRICDNV, via the exons ATGCGACCACCACTTCCACCTGATGTTGTTGCACAAAGATCACTCATATCTGCAATGATGTTGTGTGTAGTGAGATGCAGTTTTCTATTGGTCCTGATCTGTTTCAGCTCCTTATGGGCAGCCACAAATTTGAAAG TTACACAGTTAACTAGAGCTTGTGGGAAAGACATCAGCATTGAGTGCACTACACATAAAAGCCCGCAGAATGGTGTGTACATGTACAAACAAGAAAAAGCAAGAGAACCACAGGAAATTTTCTACTTTTACCAAGACAACCCTCAGTCCTCAGTCACTCTAAGCTATAAACAACTGAACAATTACAAAGTCAATGTAAGGGGAGTATTACCAAATCTTAACGTCACCATCTTAAATGTAACTGTCACCGACACTGGATTTTACTGGTGTGAATTTAATTTGGAAGAAAAAATCACTCTTGGCAATATCACTTGGTTATTGATAG AAGAAAATCAAGGGGAAAATGCTGTTAACAAATCTGAAGAAATTGGAAAAGATTGCACAGAAGATGCTATTCCACATGTAAAGATCGTCCTCATTTTGTGCACTGCAATGTCTCTActctgcattttgttttttttctgtgtgattGTGAAG ATGAAAGGGTGTTGGAGGAAAAAAATGACATTCACACCATCCAATCCACCCTCAGACTCAGTTTATGAAGAGATGAAACGGAGCAATTTGGATCACCAGCTACATGCACGGACATTCATCAACCCTGACTATCAATCTACAGTACCAAGGATCTGTGATAATGTGTGA
- the si:rp71-81e14.2 gene encoding uncharacterized protein si:rp71-81e14.2 isoform X2, translating into MRPPLPPDVVAQRSLISAMMLCVVRCSFLLVLICFSSLWAATNLKVTQLTRACGKDISIECTTHKSPQNGVYMYKQEKAREPQEIFYFYQDNPQSSVTLSYKQLNNYKVNVRGVLPNLNVTILNVTVTDTGFYWCEFNLEEKITLGNITWLLIENQGENAVNKSEEIGKDCTEDAIPHVKIVLILCTAMSLLCILFFFCVIVKMKGCWRKKMTFTPSNPPSDSVYEEMKRSNLDHQLHARTFINPDYQSTVPRICDNV; encoded by the exons ATGCGACCACCACTTCCACCTGATGTTGTTGCACAAAGATCACTCATATCTGCAATGATGTTGTGTGTAGTGAGATGCAGTTTTCTATTGGTCCTGATCTGTTTCAGCTCCTTATGGGCAGCCACAAATTTGAAAG TTACACAGTTAACTAGAGCTTGTGGGAAAGACATCAGCATTGAGTGCACTACACATAAAAGCCCGCAGAATGGTGTGTACATGTACAAACAAGAAAAAGCAAGAGAACCACAGGAAATTTTCTACTTTTACCAAGACAACCCTCAGTCCTCAGTCACTCTAAGCTATAAACAACTGAACAATTACAAAGTCAATGTAAGGGGAGTATTACCAAATCTTAACGTCACCATCTTAAATGTAACTGTCACCGACACTGGATTTTACTGGTGTGAATTTAATTTGGAAGAAAAAATCACTCTTGGCAATATCACTTGGTTATTGATAG AAAATCAAGGGGAAAATGCTGTTAACAAATCTGAAGAAATTGGAAAAGATTGCACAGAAGATGCTATTCCACATGTAAAGATCGTCCTCATTTTGTGCACTGCAATGTCTCTActctgcattttgttttttttctgtgtgattGTGAAG ATGAAAGGGTGTTGGAGGAAAAAAATGACATTCACACCATCCAATCCACCCTCAGACTCAGTTTATGAAGAGATGAAACGGAGCAATTTGGATCACCAGCTACATGCACGGACATTCATCAACCCTGACTATCAATCTACAGTACCAAGGATCTGTGATAATGTGTGA